The Metabacillus litoralis genome contains a region encoding:
- the bshB1 gene encoding bacillithiol biosynthesis deacetylase BshB1 yields MSNRLDILAIGAHPDDVEIGMGGTIAKYAKAGLKIGICDLTKAELSSNGTIAIRQEEAKRAGDIIGLSERIQLSLPDRGLYMLDSSIKEIVTIIRKYEPKVVFAPYFDDRHPDHAHCSRLVEEAVFSAGIKNYQDLLGQSSHRVKNLYFYMINGFHKPDFVINISETIEQKIESLKAYSSQFEKAQGSTETPLTNGYIEAVESRERLYGKEVGVMYAEGFMTKKPILLSKDLIGDNE; encoded by the coding sequence ATGAGTAATAGACTAGATATTCTTGCAATTGGTGCTCATCCTGATGATGTCGAGATAGGTATGGGTGGTACAATTGCTAAGTATGCCAAAGCTGGCTTAAAAATTGGAATCTGTGATCTGACTAAAGCGGAATTATCTTCCAATGGTACTATAGCCATTCGCCAAGAAGAAGCAAAAAGAGCTGGAGATATTATCGGACTATCAGAGAGAATTCAGTTGTCACTTCCTGATAGGGGTTTATATATGCTGGATTCCTCTATTAAAGAGATTGTAACGATTATTAGAAAATATGAGCCAAAAGTTGTTTTTGCCCCATATTTTGATGATCGTCACCCGGACCATGCACATTGCTCTAGGCTAGTTGAAGAGGCGGTTTTTTCAGCGGGAATTAAAAATTATCAAGATCTTTTAGGACAGTCGTCTCATCGAGTAAAGAATCTCTATTTTTATATGATCAATGGATTTCATAAACCAGATTTTGTTATTAACATATCAGAAACAATTGAACAAAAAATAGAAAGCTTAAAAGCATATTCCAGTCAGTTTGAAAAAGCTCAAGGTTCAACAGAAACACCCCTTACAAATGGCTATATAGAAGCTGTTGAAAGTAGAGAAAGATTATATGGAAAAGAGGTTGGTGTAATGTACGCAGAAGGATTTATGACGAAAAAACCAATCTTGCTTTCAAAGGATTTAATAGGTGATAACGAATGA
- the mgsA gene encoding methylglyoxal synthase gives MKIALIAHDKKKTDLVQFVMAYQPIFKDHELFATGTTGLRIQEATGLSIHRFQSGPLGGDQEIGALIAKNEMDMVIFFRDPLTAQPHEPDITALIRLCDVYSIPLATNMGTAEILVRGLDRGDFQWRNVIHDKK, from the coding sequence ATGAAAATTGCGCTAATTGCTCACGATAAAAAGAAAACAGATCTTGTACAATTTGTTATGGCATATCAACCGATTTTTAAAGATCATGAATTGTTTGCAACAGGTACTACAGGTCTCCGCATTCAGGAGGCTACTGGTTTATCTATTCACCGTTTTCAGTCTGGTCCGCTTGGAGGAGATCAGGAAATTGGTGCATTAATTGCAAAAAATGAAATGGATATGGTTATTTTCTTTCGAGATCCTTTAACTGCACAACCTCATGAGCCGGATATTACAGCACTAATTCGTCTTTGTGATGTATATTCGATTCCACTAGCAACAAATATGGGGACAGCCGAAATATTAGTACGAGGTTTAGATCGTGGGGATTTTCAATGGCGTAATGTCATTCATGATAAAAAGTAA
- the dapB gene encoding 4-hydroxy-tetrahydrodipicolinate reductase — MSEIKIVIAGARGRMGSEAVKLVEETEHFQLVGVVDHKYEGMRLSELEGFNADVPIYTDIDKCFFETNPDVLIDLTTPEIGKVHTKKALQNGVRPVVGTTGFSENDLNELQQLTEEKGIGAIIAPNFAIGAILMMKFSQIAAKYFLDVEIIEQHHDQKLDAPSGTGIKTAEMISAVRQEKQQGHPDEKEILAGARGANLNGIRLHSVRLPGLIAHQEVLFGGDGQTLKIRHDSYNRASFMSGVKLAVENVMKIDLLVYGLENIIE, encoded by the coding sequence ATGTCAGAAATAAAAATTGTTATTGCAGGTGCTCGTGGGAGAATGGGGAGCGAGGCTGTAAAACTTGTTGAAGAAACTGAACATTTTCAGCTAGTGGGTGTTGTGGACCATAAGTATGAAGGTATGAGACTTAGTGAGCTTGAAGGTTTCAATGCTGATGTACCAATTTATACAGACATTGATAAATGCTTTTTTGAGACAAACCCCGATGTACTCATTGATTTGACAACACCTGAGATTGGGAAAGTACATACAAAAAAAGCATTACAGAATGGTGTTAGACCAGTTGTAGGTACGACAGGTTTTTCTGAAAATGATCTAAATGAACTACAACAATTAACAGAAGAAAAAGGGATAGGTGCAATTATAGCTCCTAATTTTGCCATTGGAGCTATTTTGATGATGAAATTTTCACAGATTGCGGCAAAATATTTTCTAGATGTTGAAATTATTGAACAACATCATGATCAAAAGTTAGATGCTCCTTCCGGGACAGGCATCAAAACTGCAGAAATGATCTCAGCTGTACGTCAGGAGAAGCAACAAGGACATCCAGATGAAAAGGAAATTCTTGCAGGAGCTCGTGGAGCTAATTTAAATGGTATTCGTCTACATAGCGTTCGTCTTCCAGGATTAATTGCCCATCAAGAGGTTTTATTTGGAGGGGACGGACAAACGCTGAAAATTCGTCATGACTCATATAATCGGGCTTCATTTATGTCTGGTGTAAAATTAGCAGTTGAAAATGTGATGAAAATCGATCTGCTAGTGTATGGACTAGAAAATATTATTGAGTAA
- a CDS encoding nucleotide pyrophosphohydrolase, which yields MEHKTMKVLQKDVDDYIGQFKEGYFSPLAMMARITEEVGELAREINHNYGEKPKKTTEEEKKIEEEIGDVLFVLICLANSLNIDLEEAHDMVMNKFNTRDKNRWTRKEK from the coding sequence ATGGAACATAAAACAATGAAGGTCCTTCAAAAGGATGTTGACGATTACATTGGTCAATTTAAAGAAGGATATTTTTCACCATTAGCCATGATGGCTCGGATTACAGAAGAAGTAGGTGAACTTGCTAGGGAAATTAACCATAATTATGGTGAAAAACCTAAAAAGACAACCGAGGAAGAGAAAAAGATCGAAGAGGAAATCGGAGATGTTTTGTTTGTTCTTATTTGTCTAGCAAATTCATTAAATATAGATTTAGAAGAAGCTCATGATATGGTGATGAACAAATTCAATACTAGAGATAAAAATCGATGGACAAGAAAAGAAAAATAA
- a CDS encoding YitT family protein: protein MLHDLRLKNIIFILIGSGIFGFGLVHFNIQNNLAEGGFTGITLLLYFLFNFDPSISNLILNIPLFIIGWRVLGKTSFIYTVIGTVSLSVFLWIFQRFQINMPLNDDLTLAALFAGVSLGIGLGTIFRYGGTTGGVDIIARLAHRYIGWSMGKTMFLFDLCVITISWIAYLSYKEAMYTLVAVFVGARVIDFMQEGAYAAKGATIISNYPDEISSRIMKEMDRGVTILKGQGSFSKQDRNVLYCVVGKNEIVRLKNVITSVDPHAFVAVSDVHDVLGEGFTLDENKKPISR from the coding sequence ATGTTACATGATTTAAGATTAAAGAATATTATTTTTATACTAATTGGTTCGGGTATTTTTGGATTTGGTCTTGTTCATTTTAATATTCAAAACAATTTAGCAGAAGGTGGATTTACAGGGATTACACTTTTGCTTTACTTTCTATTTAATTTTGATCCATCCATTTCTAACTTAATTCTAAATATACCATTATTTATTATAGGTTGGCGTGTTTTAGGTAAAACATCTTTTATCTACACGGTTATCGGAACAGTCAGTTTGTCCGTTTTTTTATGGATTTTTCAACGCTTTCAAATTAATATGCCTTTAAATGACGATTTAACTCTTGCGGCCCTATTTGCTGGAGTTTCCCTTGGTATTGGTTTAGGTACGATATTTCGGTATGGAGGAACAACTGGTGGAGTAGATATCATTGCCAGATTAGCTCATCGTTATATAGGATGGAGTATGGGTAAAACAATGTTTTTATTTGACCTTTGTGTAATCACCATTTCCTGGATTGCTTATCTATCTTATAAGGAGGCAATGTACACACTTGTGGCTGTATTTGTAGGTGCACGTGTAATAGATTTTATGCAAGAAGGAGCATATGCTGCAAAAGGTGCTACAATTATCTCAAATTACCCTGACGAAATTTCTTCTAGAATTATGAAGGAAATGGATCGTGGGGTAACAATATTGAAAGGACAAGGTTCTTTCTCAAAGCAAGATCGAAATGTTCTTTATTGTGTTGTAGGCAAAAACGAAATTGTCCGATTAAAAAATGTTATTACTTCCGTTGATCCTCATGCCTTTGTCGCCGTAAGTGATGTTCATGATGTTTTAGGTGAAGGATTTACATTAGATGAAAATAAAAAGCCGATTTCAAGATAG
- the ypjB gene encoding sporulation protein YpjB: protein MKKLLLTIIIGMLLFHIKPAFAAETYDWKSLNKISDTALQLAKQERFEESAQLLNYFTVKFEEIPIDRNVISLDHYRTITNTQKTAQDLLLNEKVSTIEKVRSLTKFRLVVDAMVSEHQPLWGSMETSIMETFSQMKSDVEQGDKESFQHDFNEFLSLYEVIYPSIQVDLDFQRIKRMDAHISVVEDRLFHEIPVTSRVKQLTVMEEELKAIFDRVKEDEADPSLLWVMISTGSVILLALSYSGWKKYRGEKAKQPKREKEKQ from the coding sequence ATGAAGAAATTATTACTCACTATTATTATTGGTATGTTGCTGTTTCATATAAAACCAGCATTTGCAGCGGAAACATATGATTGGAAGTCTTTAAATAAAATTTCCGATACGGCCCTACAACTAGCTAAGCAAGAGCGCTTTGAAGAGTCTGCCCAATTACTTAATTATTTTACTGTTAAATTCGAAGAAATACCTATTGATCGAAATGTTATTTCTTTAGACCATTACCGTACCATAACTAATACACAAAAAACGGCTCAAGATCTATTGTTAAACGAAAAAGTAAGTACGATTGAGAAAGTCAGATCATTAACCAAATTTCGTTTAGTAGTTGATGCGATGGTTTCAGAGCATCAACCATTATGGGGTTCAATGGAAACATCAATCATGGAAACTTTTTCACAAATGAAAAGTGATGTTGAACAAGGTGATAAGGAGTCATTTCAACATGATTTTAACGAGTTCTTATCTCTTTATGAGGTAATTTATCCAAGCATCCAAGTTGATCTAGACTTTCAACGAATTAAGCGTATGGATGCCCATATATCGGTAGTTGAGGATCGGTTATTTCATGAAATACCAGTTACAAGTAGGGTGAAGCAACTCACTGTAATGGAGGAAGAGTTAAAAGCTATTTTTGATAGAGTGAAAGAAGATGAAGCAGATCCGTCCTTACTTTGGGTTATGATATCAACAGGAAGTGTCATTTTATTAGCCCTATCATATTCTGGCTGGAAAAAGTACCGAGGTGAGAAAGCGAAGCAACCAAAACGTGAAAAAGAGAAGCAATAA
- a CDS encoding DUF1405 domain-containing protein, whose product MKWFQYLLGQKPIIFIMVLINFFGTVYGYYWYRYQLADTPAHFYIFVPDSPTASLFFLIVVAAFIMKKNLPLIEALAIVTLFKYGIWAVIMNLLVLIVNGSLPWEGYMLIASHFGMAIQGLLYAPYYRFKAWHLIVAAIWTLHNDVIDYVFGMMPRYSTLMDYINQIGYMTFWLSLISIFLGYYFVIRKTSRKLQL is encoded by the coding sequence ATGAAATGGTTTCAATATTTATTAGGTCAAAAGCCGATTATTTTCATAATGGTACTTATTAATTTTTTCGGGACAGTTTATGGATATTATTGGTATAGGTATCAATTAGCAGATACTCCTGCCCATTTCTACATATTCGTTCCGGATAGTCCAACAGCAAGCCTATTCTTTTTAATCGTTGTGGCAGCTTTTATAATGAAGAAAAATCTACCCTTGATTGAAGCCTTGGCTATTGTTACATTATTTAAATATGGTATCTGGGCTGTTATTATGAACCTTCTTGTTCTGATAGTAAATGGCTCACTTCCGTGGGAAGGATATATGTTAATTGCTTCTCACTTTGGTATGGCAATTCAAGGTTTACTTTATGCTCCATACTATCGTTTTAAAGCTTGGCACTTAATTGTTGCCGCGATATGGACTTTACATAATGATGTAATTGATTATGTGTTTGGGATGATGCCACGGTACAGCACGTTAATGGATTATATCAATCAAATTGGTTATATGACATTCTGGCTAAGTTTAATTTCTATTTTCCTAGGCTATTATTTTGTTATAAGAAAAACTTCAAGAAAACTTCAATTGTAA
- a CDS encoding menaquinol-cytochrome c reductase cytochrome b/c subunit has product MHRGKGMKFVGDSRISAERKPNIPKDYSEYPGKTEAFWPNFLLKEWLVGAVFLIGFLCLTVAHPSPLERVADPTDSGYIPLPDWYFLFLYQLLKYSFASGPYTVIGAIVIPGLAFGGLMLAPFLDRGPERRPAKRPVAVGMMILGIAATFFLTWESVVTHDWEAAAEQGKIKAEAEIDKESEGYAIYQEQGCISCHGDNLEGGAAGKALVDNGLEPDAIADIAKNGQGSMPAGVFKGTDEELKVLSEFISGVTSK; this is encoded by the coding sequence ATGCATCGCGGAAAAGGTATGAAATTTGTTGGTGACTCTCGTATTTCAGCTGAGAGAAAACCAAACATTCCGAAGGATTATTCTGAATATCCTGGGAAAACAGAGGCATTCTGGCCAAACTTCCTTCTTAAGGAGTGGTTAGTAGGTGCTGTTTTCTTAATCGGTTTTTTATGTTTAACAGTAGCGCATCCATCACCACTTGAGCGTGTTGCAGATCCTACTGATTCAGGTTATATTCCATTACCAGACTGGTACTTCTTATTCTTATACCAATTATTAAAATACTCTTTTGCATCTGGTCCATACACAGTTATTGGGGCAATTGTTATTCCAGGACTTGCTTTTGGTGGATTAATGCTGGCACCATTTTTAGATCGTGGTCCTGAGCGTCGTCCTGCAAAGCGTCCTGTTGCAGTAGGTATGATGATTCTTGGTATTGCAGCAACGTTTTTCCTTACTTGGGAATCTGTTGTTACACATGACTGGGAAGCAGCAGCTGAACAAGGGAAAATTAAAGCTGAAGCAGAAATTGATAAAGAATCTGAAGGATATGCTATTTACCAAGAGCAAGGCTGTATTTCATGTCATGGTGATAATCTAGAAGGTGGAGCTGCAGGTAAGGCTCTTGTTGATAACGGATTAGAACCGGATGCTATAGCTGATATTGCTAAAAATGGTCAAGGTAGCATGCCTGCTGGAGTCTTTAAAGGTACTGACGAAGAATTAAAAGTATTATCAGAATTTATTTCTGGTGTTACATCTAAGTAA
- the qcrB gene encoding menaquinol-cytochrome c reductase cytochrome b subunit — MLNKIYDWVDERLDITPMWRDIADHEVPEHVNPAHHFSAFVYCFGGLTFFVTVIQVLSGMFLTMYYVPDIKNAWESVFYLQNEVAFGQIVRGMHHWGASLVIVMMFLHTLRVFFQGAYKKPRELNWVVGVLIFFVMLGLGLTGYLLPWDMKALFATKVTLQIAESVPLIGPTVKTLLSGHPEIVGAQTLTRFFAIHVFFLPAALFGLMAAHFVMIRKQGISGPL; from the coding sequence TTGCTTAACAAAATTTATGATTGGGTTGACGAACGTTTAGATATTACGCCTATGTGGCGCGATATTGCTGACCATGAAGTTCCTGAACACGTAAACCCTGCACACCACTTTTCTGCCTTTGTATATTGCTTCGGCGGATTAACATTCTTTGTTACAGTTATCCAAGTTTTATCTGGTATGTTCCTAACAATGTACTATGTTCCGGATATTAAAAATGCTTGGGAATCTGTATTCTATTTACAAAACGAAGTAGCATTCGGACAAATTGTACGTGGTATGCATCACTGGGGAGCTAGTCTTGTTATCGTTATGATGTTCCTACATACACTACGTGTCTTTTTCCAAGGTGCTTATAAAAAACCACGTGAATTAAACTGGGTAGTAGGCGTACTTATCTTCTTTGTTATGCTTGGTCTTGGTTTAACAGGTTATTTATTACCTTGGGATATGAAAGCTCTATTTGCAACAAAAGTTACACTGCAAATTGCAGAATCAGTACCACTTATCGGACCAACGGTTAAGACATTGCTTTCTGGACATCCGGAAATTGTAGGTGCTCAAACACTTACTCGTTTCTTTGCAATCCACGTCTTTTTCTTACCGGCTGCTCTATTTGGTTTAATGGCAGCACACTTTGTAATGATACGTAAACAAGGTATTTCTGGTCCTCTATAA
- a CDS encoding QcrA and Rieske domain-containing protein, translating to MSEKKHRVSRRQFLNYTLTGVGGFMAAGMLMPMVRFALDPVLRPAEETDLVQVVKVDEITEEPQRFDFKIKQKDAWYESEETKSAWVFKEGDKITALSPICKHLGCTVGWNNDPSNPNKFFCPCHYGLYEKDGTNVPGTPPLAPLDVYVSEVKDGYLFLGKAKPRGEA from the coding sequence ATGAGCGAGAAAAAACATCGAGTTTCTAGACGTCAATTCTTAAACTACACGCTTACTGGTGTAGGCGGTTTCATGGCTGCAGGTATGCTTATGCCAATGGTTCGCTTCGCACTTGACCCTGTGCTCCGACCAGCAGAGGAAACAGACCTAGTTCAAGTTGTAAAGGTTGACGAAATAACGGAAGAACCTCAACGCTTTGACTTTAAAATCAAACAAAAAGATGCTTGGTACGAATCAGAAGAAACAAAATCAGCTTGGGTTTTTAAAGAAGGTGACAAAATTACGGCTTTATCACCAATCTGTAAGCATTTAGGCTGTACCGTCGGTTGGAACAATGATCCTTCAAATCCGAACAAATTTTTCTGTCCGTGTCACTACGGGCTATATGAAAAAGATGGCACAAATGTTCCAGGAACACCGCCTCTTGCACCACTTGATGTCTACGTATCTGAAGTAAAAGATGGCTATTTATTCTTAGGTAAAGCAAAACCACGAGGGGAGGCGTAA
- a CDS encoding YpiF family protein translates to MKWNSSDVDLYNQSKEYIDTAIIPLISVSVDSDFKHTVSKGEFISLVSTELERQLKGRVFLFPSFSYLQNASTVADDLSKWAEELQKEFKHVIFLTSDEKLKDSGGADQNGQLIWLPSMPLEHMDDQLKRKLLQDQIEQILNILLQSWNKS, encoded by the coding sequence TTGAAGTGGAATTCAAGTGATGTAGATTTATATAATCAATCAAAAGAGTATATTGATACGGCCATTATTCCTTTAATATCAGTTTCAGTAGATTCAGATTTTAAACACACCGTATCTAAGGGAGAATTTATTAGTCTTGTTAGTACTGAATTAGAGAGACAATTAAAAGGCAGAGTGTTTCTCTTTCCTAGTTTTTCATATCTGCAAAACGCATCTACCGTTGCTGATGACTTATCGAAGTGGGCAGAGGAGTTACAAAAGGAATTTAAACATGTCATTTTCCTAACTAGCGATGAAAAATTAAAAGATAGCGGAGGGGCCGATCAAAATGGACAACTTATTTGGCTCCCTTCTATGCCGTTGGAACATATGGATGATCAGTTAAAAAGGAAGCTCTTACAAGACCAAATCGAACAAATTTTGAACATTTTATTACAATCTTGGAATAAATCATAA
- a CDS encoding ReoY family proteolytic degradation factor, translated as MVAPVSVHEKKDFIRWFLNHYQLKRRECVWILNYLMSHDTLMEKVHFVEQAQYCPRGIIMSTHCVEEVPFRFYKENVMTTDAEKSFHDIRLNKEEELFIQLNFRSSYQSPQYAAVLESNPYMPEHLNENEKDREIAEKVLEHSIQSFQKEKLLKLIDEALDRQDKESFQKLTHQLNQLNSK; from the coding sequence ATGGTGGCCCCTGTATCTGTCCATGAAAAGAAAGACTTCATCAGGTGGTTTTTAAACCATTATCAACTAAAGAGAAGAGAATGTGTGTGGATCTTAAATTATTTAATGAGTCATGACACTCTTATGGAAAAAGTACATTTTGTTGAGCAAGCTCAATATTGTCCAAGAGGAATTATTATGTCAACTCACTGTGTTGAAGAAGTTCCATTTCGCTTTTACAAAGAGAATGTCATGACAACTGATGCAGAAAAATCGTTTCATGATATTCGATTAAATAAAGAGGAAGAGCTTTTTATTCAGCTGAATTTCAGATCTTCTTACCAATCACCACAATATGCAGCGGTTCTTGAGTCAAATCCTTATATGCCTGAGCATTTAAATGAAAATGAAAAAGACCGGGAAATTGCAGAAAAAGTTCTTGAACATTCTATTCAGAGCTTTCAAAAAGAAAAGCTTCTAAAATTAATTGATGAGGCTTTGGATCGACAAGACAAAGAGAGCTTTCAAAAGTTAACTCATCAATTAAATCAATTAAACAGCAAGTAG
- a CDS encoding tetratricopeptide repeat protein: MFNQVLNEAINLVNKGQTEEGLNLLENITPTLHDEEKLHLADQYYQWGIVDRAHEMVEELHFLYPEETQVTLFLAELKIDLEKEEEAIDLLNTITNDNESYPQALLLLADLYQMQGLAEVSEQKLKEAKLLLPQEPILDFALGELYFHQGKYKQAIPYFEMLVNEHNTVSGVIIHQRLAECLSANGEFEDAMEHYKEAIDIQEDADTLFGYGFTAFQGGFYKTAIQQFLALKEADPYYTSLYLYLAKAYEHEELLQESLETVQEGIKVDEYNKDLFLYGGKVAIKSGQMEEAERLLRESLAIDPGHIEAAITLSHIFLQDERYDDVIDLINESKRYGEEDPQFEWNLARAFHQKEEYTQALNHYQLAYNFFKEQRDFLQEYGYFLLEEGLREKAKIIFKELLKQDPSNVEYGEILLQLEDEF; the protein is encoded by the coding sequence ATGTTTAACCAAGTATTAAACGAAGCAATAAATCTTGTAAATAAGGGTCAAACTGAAGAAGGATTAAACTTATTAGAAAATATAACACCTACTCTGCATGATGAGGAAAAACTGCATTTAGCTGATCAATATTATCAATGGGGGATTGTCGACCGTGCACATGAAATGGTTGAAGAACTTCATTTCCTTTATCCCGAGGAAACACAAGTAACCTTGTTTTTAGCTGAACTAAAAATAGATTTAGAAAAAGAAGAAGAAGCCATTGATTTACTTAACACGATCACGAACGATAATGAGTCATATCCACAGGCACTTCTTCTACTGGCAGACTTGTATCAAATGCAAGGGCTAGCAGAAGTAAGTGAACAAAAGCTAAAAGAAGCTAAACTGTTATTACCCCAGGAACCTATTCTTGATTTTGCTCTTGGAGAACTTTATTTTCATCAAGGCAAGTACAAGCAAGCAATTCCTTATTTCGAAATGCTTGTAAACGAACATAATACAGTTTCGGGCGTTATTATTCATCAAAGGTTGGCAGAGTGTTTAAGCGCAAATGGGGAATTTGAGGATGCCATGGAGCATTATAAGGAAGCAATAGACATACAGGAAGATGCAGATACTCTTTTTGGATATGGCTTTACAGCTTTTCAAGGAGGGTTTTACAAAACTGCTATTCAACAATTCCTTGCACTAAAAGAAGCCGATCCATATTATACATCTTTATATTTATACTTAGCGAAAGCTTATGAGCATGAAGAATTATTACAAGAAAGCTTAGAAACTGTACAAGAAGGAATAAAGGTAGATGAGTATAATAAAGACCTTTTCTTATATGGAGGAAAAGTAGCCATAAAATCTGGTCAAATGGAAGAGGCTGAACGATTATTACGTGAATCTCTTGCTATCGATCCTGGACATATTGAGGCTGCAATTACACTGTCACATATTTTTCTTCAAGACGAAAGATATGATGATGTAATTGACCTTATAAATGAAAGTAAACGATATGGAGAAGAAGACCCACAGTTTGAATGGAATTTAGCACGAGCTTTCCATCAAAAAGAAGAGTATACACAGGCATTAAACCATTATCAACTTGCATATAATTTTTTCAAGGAACAACGAGATTTTTTACAGGAATATGGGTACTTCCTATTAGAAGAAGGTTTAAGAGAAAAAGCGAAGATTATTTTTAAGGAATTGTTAAAGCAAGATCCTTCAAATGTCGAATACGGTGAGATTTTGCTACAATTAGAAGATGAGTTTTAA
- the aroA gene encoding 3-phosphoshikimate 1-carboxyvinyltransferase, which produces MSEVQRLSKVTSLTGSINIPGDKSISHRAVMFGAIANGKTEITNFLMGADCLSTVSCFKKMGVSIDVSKDLVTVEGKGLDGLQEPSDILDVGNSGTTTRLMMGILAGTPFHSCIIGDESIAKRPMSRVTKPLSMMGANIDGRENGQYTPISIRGGSLKGIQFESPVASAQVKSAILLAGLNTDGEETTVTEPHKSRDHTERMLRAFGVDVKEDERSATVRGGQTLQATNIFVPGDISSAAFFLVAGAIVPNSEILLKNVGINPTRTGILDVLEMMGATMEIIPSTEETFEPVADIKIKTSSLKGTTISGDLIPKLIDEIPVIALLATQAEGETIIKDASELKVKETNRIDTVVGELTKIGATIKATDDGMIITGKTNLQGNATVSSHGDHRIGMMLAIASCITEEPIELLNAESIDVSYPNFFDHLTGLSK; this is translated from the coding sequence ATGTCAGAAGTTCAAAGATTATCAAAAGTCACTAGTTTAACTGGCTCAATTAACATTCCAGGTGATAAATCTATTTCACACCGAGCTGTTATGTTCGGAGCTATTGCTAACGGAAAAACCGAAATTACAAACTTTCTAATGGGTGCAGATTGCCTAAGTACGGTTTCTTGTTTTAAGAAAATGGGTGTATCAATTGATGTATCAAAAGACCTTGTTACAGTCGAAGGAAAGGGGCTGGATGGTTTACAAGAACCATCTGATATTTTAGATGTTGGTAACTCTGGAACAACAACTAGATTAATGATGGGGATTTTAGCAGGGACTCCGTTTCATTCATGTATTATAGGGGATGAATCAATTGCTAAAAGACCAATGTCGAGAGTAACAAAACCTCTATCAATGATGGGTGCAAACATTGATGGAAGAGAAAATGGTCAATATACTCCTATTTCAATTAGGGGTGGTAGCCTAAAAGGTATTCAATTTGAGTCTCCTGTTGCGAGTGCACAAGTTAAATCTGCCATTCTTTTAGCAGGATTAAACACAGACGGTGAAGAAACAACGGTAACTGAACCACATAAATCAAGAGATCATACGGAAAGGATGTTACGAGCTTTCGGAGTTGATGTAAAGGAAGATGAAAGATCTGCAACCGTTCGTGGTGGACAAACTTTACAAGCAACGAATATTTTTGTACCAGGTGATATTTCTTCAGCGGCATTTTTCCTAGTAGCTGGTGCAATTGTTCCGAACAGTGAAATTCTTTTGAAGAACGTTGGAATCAATCCTACAAGAACAGGTATTCTAGATGTTTTAGAAATGATGGGGGCTACAATGGAAATCATTCCAAGCACAGAAGAAACGTTTGAGCCTGTAGCTGATATTAAAATAAAAACATCTTCTCTAAAGGGAACTACCATTAGTGGTGATTTAATTCCAAAATTAATAGACGAAATTCCTGTTATCGCCTTGTTAGCAACTCAAGCTGAGGGAGAAACGATTATTAAGGATGCAAGTGAGCTTAAAGTTAAAGAAACAAATCGCATTGATACAGTTGTAGGTGAGTTGACAAAAATAGGAGCTACAATAAAAGCTACTGACGATGGAATGATAATTACTGGCAAAACAAACTTACAGGGAAATGCAACAGTTTCAAGTCATGGTGACCACCGAATTGGTATGATGCTTGCAATTGCGTCTTGTATAACGGAAGAGCCGATTGAACTATTAAATGCAGAGTCAATCGACGTTTCTTATCCTAACTTTTTTGATCATTTAACTGGTTTAAGTAAATAA